A part of Bufo bufo chromosome 7, aBufBuf1.1, whole genome shotgun sequence genomic DNA contains:
- the CPSF4 gene encoding cleavage and polyadenylation specificity factor subunit 4, giving the protein MQELIACVDHIRFDLELAVEQQLGAQPLPFPGMDKSGAAVCEFFLKSACSKGGMCPFRHISGEKTVVCKHWLRGLCKKGDQCEFLHEYDMTKMPECYFYSKFGECSNKECPFLHIDPESKIKDCPWYDRGFCKHGPLCRHRHTRRVICVNYLVGFCPEGPNCKFMHPRFELPMGATEQPPLPQQTQNQQKQNNSQSSQRSSSLIQLTSQSSPLGQQRSPQTIGVMQSQNNNIGNRGPRPLEQVTCYKCGEKGHYANRCTKGHLAFLSGQ; this is encoded by the exons ATGCAGGAGCTCATCGCTTGTGTGGATCACATTCGCTTCGACCTGGAGCTGGCTGTGGAGCAGCAGCTGGGGGCACAACCTCTGCCCTTCCCGGGCATGGACA aATCCGGGGCAGCTGTTTGCGAATTCTTTTTGAAGTCCGCCTGCAGCAAAG GGGGCATGTGCCCTTTTCGTCATATTAGTGGGGAGAAGACTGTGGTCTGTAAGCACTGGTTACGAGGGCTTTGTAAGAAAGGGGACCAGTGTGAGTTCCTGCATGAATATGACATGACCAAAATGCCAGAGTGCTACTTCTACTCAAAGTTTG GCGAGTGCAGTAACAAGGAGTGCCCATTTTTACATATTGACCCAGAATCCAAGATAAAGGACTGTCCTTGGTATGATAGAGGCTTCTGTAAACATG GTCCCCTATGCAGGCATCGGCATACACGTAGAGTCATTTGTGTCAACTATCTAGTTGGATTTTGTCCTGAAGGCCCGAACTGTAAATTCATGCA CCCCCGATTTGAATTGCCTATGGGTGCTACTGAACAACCTCCTCTACCTCAACAGACCCAGAACCAGCAAAAG CAAAATAACAGCCAGTCGTCACAGAgatcgtcctccctcatccagttAACAAGCCAGAGTTCACCTTTAGGCCAGCAACGGTCTCCACAGACTATCGGTGTCATGCAATCACAAAACAATAATATAGGAAATCGGGGGCCCCGACCACTCGAACAGGTCACCTGTTATAAG TGCGGTGAGAAGGGACATTATGCCAACAGATGTACAAAGGGTCATTTGGCATTCCTGAGCGGACAGTGA